The following proteins are encoded in a genomic region of Acipenser ruthenus chromosome 4, fAciRut3.2 maternal haplotype, whole genome shotgun sequence:
- the LOC117400548 gene encoding ras-related protein Rab-5A-like translates to MASRGGATRPNGQNAGNKICQFKLVLLGESAVGKSSLVLRFVKGQFHEFQESTIGAAFLTQTVCLDDTTVKFEIWDTAGQERYHSLAPMYYRGAQAAIVVYDITNEESFARAKNWVKELQRQASPAIVIALAGNKADLANKRAVDFQEAQSYADDNSLLFMETSAKTSMNVNEIFMAIAKRLPKNEPQSTAANSGRNQGVDLTEATQQSKSQCCSN, encoded by the exons ATGGCAAGTCGGGGAGGAGCAACTAGACCGAATGGACAAAACGCTGGCAATAAAATCTGTCAGTTTAAACTAGTTCTTCTTGGAGAGTCTGCAGTTGGAAAATCCAGTTTAGTGCTTCGTTTTGTGAAGGGTCAATTCCACGAGTTCCAAGAAAGTACAATAGGAG CTGCTTTCCTAACTCAGACTGTTTGTCTGGATGACACAACAGTGAAGTTTGAGATATGGGACACAGCTGGACAAGAACGTTACCACAGTTTAGCACCAATGTACTACAGAGGAGCTCAGGCTGCTATAGTTGTATATGACATTACAAATGAA GAGTCATTTGCAAGAGCAAAGAACTGGGTAAAAGAACTTCAAAGGCAAGCTAGTCCTGCTATTGTAATAGCTTTGGCTGGCAACAAGGCTGACCTTGCAAATAAGAGAGCTGTTGATTTCCAG GAAGCACAGTCGTATGCAGATGACAACAGTTTGCTGTTTATGGAAACATCAGCAAAGACATCAATGAATGTGAATGAAATATTTATGGCAATAG caaaGAGATTGCCCAAAAATGAACCACAGAGTACAGCAGCAAACAGTGGGAGAAACCAAGGAGTAGACCTTACTGAGGCTACTCAACAAAGCAAGAGCCAGTGCTGTAGTAACTAA
- the efhb gene encoding EF-hand domain-containing family member B has product MLEIKPIYDGKYLDRSPNIQSSGKLIPVGERVETCLKEISPRPVTPPVVRKFLNTTRPDAGAMRVFYGKANDPDEAQYLVHGVRTRPSLSAGSLINPPLRTLFQQRLQERREDIYQNHQKAPLGRSYNQAPGLPRGLDLYKTIFGKKTHRVFAGHIINPPKSREQVEKEAQDGRRLYIRTHNHFDVGEQINRKYNWSKYTKDSKFGIATPNYNDGRNVARSLRWLDQLQLQKAATLVSKRDEDFRARTRPQIGKVCDPIADTLNVPPNHTFGMMLSPDGFGARDLMHYTAPVDFLRGKDRQHAVLSAIREHLKKANFHNFSSLLESFRHYDKKGSGAIGKGELQSVCRQFNLDLNPQILDALLEYCDVDGDGQIDFMEFANFLNWKDKMPIRQLEEDILTKGNKRGTLAGEGEILVKKEDLLPKEVGSSEKTPRTLTRPQTVPDRFHTSSSVISAVVGGPSAANYRTYGVPTVRTDLAAPCIKRISDMKNYGDESSSGGLINPSLYSLKGVHEKHFFMSRPKEEIASIFRNIGVEISDETFKDVWKLASMRHPRGQVCVETFRNVLDEIQAMKMGYY; this is encoded by the exons atgttagagaTTAAACCTATCTATGACGGGAAGTACCTGGACAGATCTCCAAACATACAGTCG TCAGGAAAGCTAATACCAGTAGGTGAAAGAGTTGAAACATGTCTGAAGGAAATCTCTCCAAGG CCTGTTACTCCACCAGTGGTGAGAAAGTTTCTGAATACAACCCGTCCAGATGCAGGAGCTATGAGGGTGTTTTATGGAAAAGCTAATGATCCAGATGAAGCACAGTATCTGGTGCATGGAGTGAGAACCAGGCCCTCTCTCAGT GCAGGATCTCTGATTAATCCACCTCTCAGAACGCTCTTTCAGCAAAGATTACAGGAACGACGGGAAGATATTTATCAAAACCACCAAAAAGCTCCACTTGGAAGGTCATATAATCAAGCCCCTGGGCTACCACGTGGATTAGACTTATACAAGACCATATTTGGTAAAAAGACACACAGAG TGTTTGCTGGACATATTATAAACCCACCCAAGAGCAGAGAACAAGTTGAAAAAGAGGCTCAAGATGGACGTCGGCTGTATATCAGAACGCACAATCACTTTGATGTTG GTGAACAAATTAATAGGAAATATAACTGGTCAAAATACACCAAAGACAGCAAATTTGGAATAGCGACTCCTAATTATAACGATGGGAGAAATGTTGCGAGGTCACTTCGCTGGTTAGATCAGCTGCAATT GCAGAAAGCTGCAACATTAGTGTCTAAGCGTGATGAAGACTTCAGGGCAAGGACTCGGCCTCAGATTGGGAAGGTTTGTGATCC GATTGCTGATACACTGAATGTGCCTCCAAACCACACATTTGGTATGATGCTCAGTCCTGATGGATTTG GGGCTAGAGACCTTATGCATTACACTGCTCCAGTCGATTTCCTCCGTGGTAAAGACAGGCAACATGCAGTTCTGAGTGCCATCAGGGAACACTTGAAAAAAGCAAACTTTCACAACTTCAGCTCACTGCTTGAAAGTTTTAGGCACTACGATAAG AAAGGCAGTGGAGCTATAGGTAAAGGGGAGCTCCAAAGTGTCTGCAGGCAGTTTAACTTGGACTTGAATCCCCAGATCCTGGATGCTTTGCTTGAGTACTGCGATGTAGACGGCGATGGGCAAATCGACTTTATGGAATTTGCTAACTTCCTAAACTGGAAAGATAAAATGCCAATTAGACAGCTGGAAGAAGACATCCTTACAAAGG GAAACAAGCGAGGAACGTTGGCGGGAGAAGGTGAAATCCTGGTAAAGAAAGAAGATCTTTTGCCAAAGGAGGTTGGCAGCTCAGAAAAGACACCCAGAACTCTAACAAGACCACAAACAGTTCCAGACCGCTTTCACACCTCCTCCTCTGTGATCAGTGCTGTTGTAGGAGGTCCTTCAGCAGCTA ATTATCGAACCTATGGAGTTCCCACTGTTCGTACTGACCTGGCAGCTCCGTGCATTAAGCGTATCAGTGACATGAAAAACTATGGGGATGAGTCCAGTTCTGGTGGGCTGATCAACCCGTCTCTCTACAGCTTGAAAGGAGTTCATGAAAAGCACTTTTTCATGTCAAGACCAAAGGaagag attgcTAGCATATTTCGTAATATCGGAGTCGAAATATCTGACGAGACCTTTAAAGATGTGTGGAAATTAGCATCTATGAGACATCCAAGAGGACAAGTCTGTGTGGAAACCTTCAGAAATGTTCTTGATGAAATCCAAGCCATGAAGATGGGTTATTATTAA